The Solibacillus sp. FSL W7-1464 genome contains a region encoding:
- a CDS encoding DUF5058 family protein produces MNLASEIMDHPVLWVIAFVVVLIVIFQAIVFIRISKKVAPEVGLTNKEVTSIIRTGAISSLGPSFAIIIVAISLITLIGEPTTMMRIGIVGSAPIETVGASLGAEAAGEQLNDKSFSAQAFTAAVWTMCLGGMGWLIVTALFTKSLGRLQGKLTSGGGNRAKWLSVISTAAMIGAFGYFGGGQIAKGMNETIIFIIALIVMPAIMWAAKRFNLNWLREWSLGLVILVGMSVGYFLI; encoded by the coding sequence TTGAACTTAGCATCAGAAATTATGGATCATCCGGTTTTATGGGTTATAGCGTTTGTCGTTGTACTCATCGTGATTTTCCAGGCCATTGTCTTTATACGTATTTCAAAGAAAGTAGCACCGGAAGTAGGTTTAACAAATAAGGAAGTCACTTCAATCATACGAACAGGGGCAATTAGCTCACTAGGTCCTTCATTTGCCATTATCATCGTGGCCATCTCTTTAATTACTTTAATTGGTGAACCAACGACAATGATGCGAATTGGTATTGTAGGGTCAGCACCAATCGAAACAGTAGGAGCGAGTCTTGGGGCAGAAGCGGCAGGTGAACAGTTAAATGACAAAAGCTTTTCAGCACAAGCATTTACAGCAGCAGTTTGGACAATGTGTTTAGGCGGCATGGGATGGTTGATTGTTACAGCGTTGTTCACGAAATCTCTTGGTCGTCTTCAGGGTAAATTAACGAGCGGTGGCGGCAACCGGGCAAAATGGTTAAGTGTTATTTCGACTGCAGCAATGATTGGGGCTTTCGGATACTTTGGTGGCGGCCAGATTGCAAAAGGGATGAATGAAACAATTATTTTTATAATCGCTTTAATTGTAATGCCTGCTATTATGTGGGCAGCAAAACGTTTCAACCTAAATTGGCTTCGTGAATGGTCATTAGGATTAGTTATTTTAGTCGGTATGAGCGTCGGGTATTTCTTAATTTAA
- a CDS encoding amidohydrolase — protein sequence MTIKQQLMGMLAARNDEMIAIRRHLHEHPELSFEEQQTAQYIMDFYENKDVKIHRNVGNGYGIIVEIQGLYPGPVIGIRADFDALPIEEETDVPFKSKNPGVMHACGHDGHTAYLLVLADCLIQLKEELHGTVKIIHQHAEEKPPGGAKSMMASGLLDDCEIIVGAHLFPTFKVGHIGYRAGAAMAGRSFFKLVIHGTGGHGSSPHLANDAIVAAANFVTTVQTVISRRLNPYDMGVVTIGSFDGKGTFNVIKDAVTLEGDVRYMNDVVHTTIEKEIKRLVNGLEVQFGVTCTLEYEKDYPPLVNDEDLTNFVVETLEASVQEEIIAVEEAPLFSGSEDFAYYALAKPSTFYYIGCQPTYIDVPYMNHHPKFDIDERALLVAAKAGAEVVAKYCLK from the coding sequence ATGACAATTAAACAACAGTTAATGGGTATGTTAGCAGCGCGGAATGATGAGATGATTGCAATCCGCCGTCATCTGCACGAACATCCGGAACTCTCCTTTGAAGAACAGCAAACGGCTCAGTATATTATGGATTTCTATGAAAATAAAGACGTAAAAATACATCGTAATGTTGGCAATGGCTACGGAATTATTGTAGAAATTCAAGGCCTTTATCCAGGTCCTGTCATCGGGATACGTGCCGATTTTGATGCTTTACCGATTGAAGAAGAAACTGATGTCCCATTCAAATCGAAAAACCCGGGTGTCATGCATGCTTGCGGGCATGATGGTCATACCGCGTATTTGCTTGTTTTAGCGGACTGCCTTATTCAATTAAAAGAAGAATTGCACGGAACAGTAAAAATTATTCATCAGCATGCAGAGGAAAAACCCCCTGGTGGTGCGAAAAGTATGATGGCTTCCGGTTTGCTCGATGACTGTGAAATTATTGTCGGAGCACATTTATTTCCAACATTTAAAGTTGGACATATCGGCTATCGTGCTGGTGCTGCAATGGCCGGCCGCTCATTTTTCAAACTGGTCATCCATGGTACAGGAGGGCATGGTTCGTCCCCTCACCTCGCAAATGATGCAATTGTTGCCGCCGCAAATTTTGTAACGACAGTACAAACGGTTATTAGCAGACGGTTAAACCCCTATGATATGGGTGTCGTGACAATCGGTTCCTTTGATGGGAAAGGTACGTTTAATGTTATTAAAGATGCGGTAACACTTGAAGGTGATGTTCGATATATGAACGACGTGGTTCACACTACGATTGAGAAGGAAATCAAACGTTTAGTAAATGGTTTGGAAGTACAGTTTGGTGTTACTTGTACGCTCGAATACGAAAAGGATTATCCGCCGTTAGTAAACGATGAAGACCTGACAAACTTTGTTGTGGAAACATTGGAAGCTTCGGTACAGGAAGAAATCATTGCCGTCGAAGAAGCACCTTTATTCTCTGGATCCGAGGACTTTGCCTATTATGCACTCGCAAAGCCTTCCACATTTTATTATATTGGCTGCCAACCAACGTATATAGATGTACCTTATATGAATCATCATCCAAAGTTTGATATTGATGAACGGGCATTATTAGTTGCAGCAAAAGCTGGTGCAGAAGTCGTTGCTAAATATTGCTTAAAATGA
- a CDS encoding IS110 family transposase has translation MKHVIAFDVSKGKSSMVIYDGYRQCEFEGELYHTRVDFERLHKRIEEISRLDGQTPQIVFEATGVYSKPVEAFFKNHGYTYSRMNPLEANLQMAKMRRHKTDRSDAHELARTHFKMEREATYIQDDYYEQMRALTRYYDEIDEEMILLKSRMHAILHMSFPELEKLITPSSALFLNIVQLYPHPALVLSHSKTVIKNRLKSNTKKNLSLTRAEKKAMELIEAAQNSYPAIKSSDVRCEQVKDYATRIAELKEKKEAIVQKMTELSKERQEYLVFRSIPGVGDSTACRLIGEIGDIRRFQNAKQLNAYAGIDIMRYQSGNTQYRDRINKRGNKHLRKILYFMMQGMLMLKDKPNHFADYYYKLKTQPQRKPHKVAIIACVNKFLKVTFQLLTRGIMYDYESALPAQKS, from the coding sequence ATGAAACATGTCATTGCGTTTGATGTAAGTAAAGGGAAAAGTTCGATGGTTATTTACGATGGCTATCGTCAATGTGAGTTTGAAGGAGAACTCTATCATACTCGAGTTGATTTTGAACGTTTACACAAACGGATTGAAGAAATCTCAAGACTTGATGGACAAACTCCTCAAATTGTATTTGAAGCGACAGGTGTTTATTCAAAACCAGTTGAAGCGTTTTTCAAAAATCATGGTTATACATACAGTCGTATGAATCCACTGGAAGCGAATTTACAGATGGCGAAAATGCGACGCCATAAAACGGATAGAAGTGATGCCCATGAATTAGCGAGAACGCACTTTAAAATGGAGCGTGAAGCAACTTATATACAAGATGATTATTATGAACAAATGCGTGCTTTAACCCGATATTACGATGAAATCGATGAGGAAATGATTTTATTAAAAAGTCGTATGCATGCGATTTTACATATGAGCTTTCCAGAGCTTGAAAAACTCATTACGCCAAGTTCTGCTTTATTTTTGAATATCGTACAACTATATCCACATCCAGCACTTGTTTTGTCGCATTCAAAAACGGTCATTAAAAATCGTTTGAAATCAAATACGAAAAAGAATCTATCACTTACCCGTGCCGAGAAAAAGGCGATGGAGCTAATAGAAGCAGCTCAAAATAGTTATCCGGCAATTAAGTCGTCAGATGTTCGATGCGAACAAGTAAAGGATTACGCCACTCGTATTGCGGAATTAAAAGAGAAGAAAGAAGCAATCGTCCAAAAGATGACAGAGCTATCAAAAGAACGTCAAGAATATCTTGTATTCCGTTCGATTCCTGGTGTGGGCGATTCAACCGCTTGTCGTCTGATTGGTGAAATCGGTGATATTCGCCGCTTCCAAAATGCGAAACAATTAAACGCTTATGCAGGCATAGACATCATGCGGTATCAATCCGGTAACACACAATATCGGGATCGTATCAATAAGCGTGGCAATAAACATTTGCGGAAAATTTTATATTTCATGATGCAAGGAATGCTTATGTTAAAAGACAAACCCAATCATTTTGCGGATTACTATTATAAATTAAAAACGCAACCTCAGAGAAAGCCTCATAAGGTTGCGATCATCGCCTGCGTCAATAAATTTCTGAAAGTGACATTTCAGTTACTGACACGTGGCATTATGTACGATTATGAGTCCGCACTACCAGCTCAGAAATCGTAA
- a CDS encoding small-conductance mechanosensitive channel, with protein sequence MVVLERHTTAASPAKSEENFATFHSQAHFWGRLTIWGVIICTIALPLYLSFGLGYHPGWSVILTGFLSYGAVVGIIWFVEPISYYPILGVSGTYLAFLTGNIGNMCLPSASIAQSIVKAEPGTRKGEVTATLAISAASIVNTTMLIAVILGGSYLINALPESIRASFSFVLPAIFGGVLAQFALKKPVWGIGAIGLGIFAALGPIPPSFQTFICIAGTVLFAVILEKMKASEQAS encoded by the coding sequence ATGGTCGTTTTAGAGCGTCACACAACAGCTGCTTCACCTGCAAAAAGCGAAGAAAACTTTGCAACGTTTCATAGTCAAGCACATTTCTGGGGACGTCTTACTATTTGGGGTGTCATCATTTGTACGATTGCCCTCCCCCTCTATTTATCATTCGGTCTAGGGTATCATCCAGGTTGGTCTGTTATTTTAACAGGATTTTTAAGTTACGGGGCCGTTGTAGGAATTATCTGGTTTGTCGAGCCAATTAGCTACTACCCTATTTTAGGTGTGTCGGGTACGTATTTGGCCTTTCTAACAGGTAATATCGGAAATATGTGCTTACCTAGCGCATCTATTGCACAATCCATCGTGAAAGCAGAGCCAGGGACGCGCAAAGGTGAAGTTACAGCGACGTTAGCAATTTCTGCTGCTTCGATTGTGAATACAACAATGCTAATTGCTGTTATTTTAGGTGGTTCTTACTTAATTAATGCATTGCCAGAGTCAATCCGCGCGAGCTTCAGCTTTGTATTGCCGGCTATATTTGGGGGAGTACTTGCGCAGTTTGCCTTAAAAAAACCTGTTTGGGGAATCGGTGCAATAGGATTAGGTATTTTCGCAGCGCTTGGCCCTATTCCGCCGTCGTTCCAAACATTTATTTGTATTGCAGGAACAGTACTCTTTGCCGTAATACTAGAAAAAATGAAAGCGAGTGAACAAGCATCATGA
- a CDS encoding SET domain-containing protein gives MMHPDTEIQFVSEQVGVGVFATKLIPKGTIVWIKDDLDLMLTEDFIESLGDLQKADVYKYAYLESDGIYVLHWDHAKYMNHSFNPNCIDTAYNFQMAAKAIQPGEQLTCDYGTLGDDEEFECIPEEGTSRTKVTANDYLTYYEEWDEIARETFKYFNAVEQPLKYLIDKQYVDKVNAVANGEASIDSILTLFID, from the coding sequence ATGATGCACCCCGATACAGAAATCCAATTCGTCAGTGAGCAGGTAGGCGTCGGCGTCTTTGCAACAAAATTAATCCCAAAAGGAACGATAGTCTGGATTAAAGATGACCTTGATCTCATGCTGACTGAGGACTTTATCGAAAGCCTAGGTGATTTGCAAAAAGCGGATGTCTATAAATACGCATATTTAGAGTCTGACGGCATCTATGTTCTTCATTGGGATCACGCAAAATATATGAATCACAGTTTCAATCCAAATTGTATCGATACAGCTTATAATTTTCAAATGGCTGCAAAAGCCATTCAACCTGGCGAGCAATTAACATGCGATTACGGAACTTTGGGTGATGATGAGGAATTTGAGTGCATCCCCGAGGAAGGCACATCAAGAACAAAAGTAACGGCAAATGACTATTTAACCTATTATGAAGAATGGGATGAGATAGCACGGGAAACATTCAAATATTTTAATGCAGTAGAGCAGCCGTTAAAATATTTAATCGACAAGCAATATGTTGATAAAGTGAATGCTGTTGCGAATGGAGAAGCCTCAATAGATTCCATTCTCACTCTGTTTATTGATTAA
- a CDS encoding saccharopine dehydrogenase NADP-binding domain-containing protein — MVQLNEYTITILGSTGGVAKSVLSILNHSATDKNDPIHRVIVNSKLYLIDINQKTMDYYQQLFPNLKDKIIAVQFDLNDLDQFTEHLRSTSTKLVIDVSWADTIEMVECCNKLGVHYINSALENTAVDLDESLYGFPLTERYTRFEKKKDAFTNTRAIIGSGMNPGVVQWMAIKLLKDHTSDPPLACYIFEHDSSFYKDENLVDSKTIYTTWSVECFLDEAILSYPMFVRDQIPLYMYDHVYATEFKITLKDREFYGCLMPHEEVLSLGKLFDFELGFIYRVNEHTTELIRNNLDDVDDLWNWNQTLIDPAEGEVEGEDLVGVLLVYEDKEIYMYNKMRSKDIFKKYNTSATYFQVACGIYAGTASLLLDTIPLGAYYVDELLMKTESNYGKYLAYYMQDFVYGENNSSDGLLHERIKRIK, encoded by the coding sequence GTGGTCCAACTAAATGAATATACAATCACGATTCTTGGAAGTACAGGGGGTGTTGCGAAGTCGGTCTTATCGATTTTAAATCACTCAGCTACCGATAAAAATGATCCTATCCATCGAGTTATTGTAAATTCAAAGCTTTACCTAATTGATATCAATCAAAAAACAATGGATTACTATCAGCAACTGTTCCCTAATTTAAAGGATAAAATAATTGCTGTTCAATTTGATTTGAATGATCTTGATCAATTTACGGAACATTTACGGTCGACGAGCACCAAACTAGTTATTGATGTATCCTGGGCTGATACAATTGAAATGGTCGAATGCTGCAATAAGCTTGGCGTTCATTATATCAACTCGGCTTTGGAAAACACTGCAGTTGATCTAGACGAAAGCTTGTATGGTTTTCCGCTTACTGAACGGTATACCCGGTTCGAAAAAAAGAAAGATGCCTTTACCAATACGAGAGCTATTATCGGCTCAGGTATGAATCCTGGTGTCGTGCAATGGATGGCGATTAAATTATTGAAGGATCATACGAGTGACCCACCTTTAGCTTGTTATATTTTTGAGCACGACAGTTCTTTTTATAAAGACGAAAACCTTGTTGATTCTAAAACGATATATACGACATGGTCTGTTGAGTGTTTTCTCGATGAAGCCATTTTAAGCTATCCTATGTTTGTCCGCGATCAGATTCCACTTTACATGTACGATCATGTGTATGCGACCGAATTTAAGATTACTTTAAAGGATCGAGAATTTTATGGATGCCTCATGCCCCATGAAGAAGTACTGTCATTAGGAAAACTATTTGATTTTGAGTTGGGCTTTATTTATCGAGTCAATGAACATACAACGGAATTAATCCGCAATAATTTAGATGATGTGGATGACCTTTGGAACTGGAATCAAACGTTAATCGACCCTGCTGAGGGAGAAGTTGAAGGAGAAGATCTTGTCGGGGTTCTTTTAGTTTACGAAGATAAGGAAATCTATATGTATAACAAGATGAGAAGTAAAGATATATTCAAAAAATACAACACGAGTGCCACATACTTTCAGGTAGCGTGCGGCATATATGCAGGTACCGCAAGTTTACTATTAGATACGATTCCTTTAGGTGCCTATTATGTTGATGAGTTATTAATGAAGACGGAAAGTAATTACGGAAAATATTTAGCTTACTATATGCAGGATTTTGTTTATGGTGAGAATAACAGCTCGGATGGATTATTGCACGAAAGAATAAAGAGAATTAAATAA
- a CDS encoding alanine/glycine:cation symporter family protein: MDWFGNILGEVNTILYSYVLIVLLVGTGIFLTIKTKFIQFRLIKEMFKLITEAAPTDKSGKKGISSFQAFTISAASRIGTGNIAGVATAIALGGPGAIFWMWMIALIGAASALIESTLAQVYKVKDSGTGLFRGGPAYYMEKGLNKRWMGILFAVVITITYGFIFNSVQANTISIAFEESFGANRFVVGLVLAALTGVIVFGGLKRIVSFTQIVVPVMAILYIVIALIVVFLNISEIPGVFLLIIKSAFGLEEAFAGMIGAAIMNGIKRGLFSNEAGIGSAPNAAATADVSHPVKQGLIQSLGVFIDTLVVCTATAAIVLLGDAYMLSDATSVNLTQASLVGSLGDWAGSFLAIIVFMFAFSTVIGNYYYGESNISFIKESKMGLLVFRIFVVLFVMFGSIAKVQIVWDLADLFMAFMAIINLIAILQLWKVAKPVINDYLNQRKQGKNPVFYKKNVPNIGEVECWGEDEEIEVQGKR; the protein is encoded by the coding sequence ATGGATTGGTTTGGCAATATATTGGGAGAAGTAAATACAATATTATATTCATATGTATTGATAGTTTTATTAGTAGGAACGGGTATATTTTTAACGATCAAGACAAAGTTTATTCAATTTCGATTAATCAAAGAAATGTTTAAACTTATAACAGAAGCAGCGCCTACAGATAAGTCAGGGAAAAAAGGTATATCTTCTTTCCAGGCCTTTACAATATCTGCGGCTTCCCGTATCGGAACAGGTAATATAGCGGGTGTTGCAACAGCAATTGCTCTTGGTGGTCCAGGTGCAATTTTTTGGATGTGGATGATTGCGCTCATCGGTGCGGCATCTGCGCTGATTGAAAGTACATTAGCACAAGTATATAAAGTTAAAGATAGTGGTACTGGGTTGTTTCGTGGTGGTCCTGCTTATTATATGGAAAAAGGTTTAAATAAAAGATGGATGGGCATTCTTTTCGCCGTGGTCATTACGATTACTTATGGCTTTATTTTTAATTCCGTTCAGGCAAATACGATTTCCATTGCCTTTGAAGAGAGTTTTGGTGCCAATCGTTTTGTTGTAGGTTTAGTATTGGCTGCCTTAACAGGGGTTATTGTTTTTGGTGGACTGAAGAGAATCGTAAGTTTTACTCAAATAGTTGTTCCTGTTATGGCAATTTTGTATATTGTAATCGCACTTATTGTTGTATTCCTCAATATTTCCGAAATTCCGGGTGTGTTTCTCCTTATCATAAAGTCTGCCTTTGGATTGGAAGAAGCTTTTGCCGGGATGATCGGTGCGGCGATTATGAATGGAATTAAACGCGGATTATTCTCCAATGAAGCGGGGATTGGGTCAGCACCAAATGCAGCAGCAACAGCAGATGTTTCCCACCCAGTGAAACAAGGATTGATTCAATCGCTTGGTGTATTTATTGACACATTAGTTGTTTGTACTGCAACTGCGGCAATCGTACTATTAGGCGATGCATATATGCTATCCGATGCAACTTCAGTCAATTTAACGCAAGCCTCTTTAGTTGGAAGTTTAGGTGATTGGGCAGGAAGCTTCTTGGCGATTATTGTCTTTATGTTTGCTTTTAGTACAGTTATCGGGAATTACTATTATGGTGAATCAAATATTAGTTTTATAAAAGAGTCAAAAATGGGCTTGTTAGTATTCCGTATTTTTGTCGTACTTTTTGTTATGTTTGGCTCAATTGCAAAAGTACAAATTGTATGGGATTTAGCGGATCTATTTATGGCCTTTATGGCAATCATCAACTTAATTGCGATTCTTCAACTTTGGAAAGTAGCCAAACCGGTTATTAATGATTATTTAAATCAGCGCAAACAAGGCAAAAATCCAGTGTTCTATAAGAAAAACGTACCTAATATAGGGGAAGTGGAATGCTGGGGGGAAGATGAAGAAATAGAAGTACAAGGGAAACGTTAA
- a CDS encoding helix-turn-helix domain-containing protein — protein sequence MSDGQGAILRQLTLSNKQLSILVESIRTITSKLHIDEVLHTIMRHALNVIPEADAGYLMLFDEQKQCLIPKTYLHFPPIIEQFQTKPNEAITGRVFVTGIGEFFNSYDEIMEAMYHQNVSPQNLQTILKSVHIPQAALCVPITVDAKPIGIMILHQLQKKRDLTQEDLLFFQAFADQVGVAIQKAQYYEQMIEKVKEAHELSLALETKHALLKQRYDVHATLNQLLLQNEPIPVILNELQNLTQLQIGFYDAYDDVFLEDDLLIPHHSKIKIKKQLFLKMKPFEYRLKNDRSFIVYPLYNLDICLGSMIIEQKGIISYKEQQTLEQGANILTLQILRNKNVLELHNKRIQETFQQIVDEPNQKSVATRAYQQNLDMKDYYRVCIFEFKQMADMLSIDQYLHQFISLLKEQFSSERKLLFYEKNKIIFLIGVPSPTILSTLSETLTRLQKKWLSQHKPLFRCAISKQYKTLQTVSTLYEEALQTLRFLHVRDEWTITSYDKIGLNQLILQVPPKDLTNFIHEQIGELLTKANKNHLYETLLGYFRFNRSIQQTAQHLHIHTNTLYQRLNRIEQMLNISLQIQEDALKIQLACYLKENYLTPVEKRE from the coding sequence ATGTCAGATGGACAAGGAGCAATTCTACGTCAATTAACACTTTCAAATAAACAGTTATCTATCCTCGTGGAAAGTATTCGGACAATCACTTCCAAACTCCATATTGATGAAGTATTACATACGATTATGCGACATGCACTGAATGTCATTCCGGAAGCGGATGCAGGGTATTTAATGCTTTTTGATGAACAGAAACAATGTCTAATTCCTAAAACCTATCTTCATTTCCCGCCGATTATTGAACAATTTCAAACAAAGCCAAATGAGGCCATTACGGGTCGTGTATTTGTGACAGGAATAGGTGAGTTCTTTAATAGTTACGATGAAATTATGGAAGCTATGTACCATCAAAATGTAAGCCCTCAAAATTTACAAACGATACTAAAGAGCGTACATATACCGCAAGCAGCTCTTTGTGTACCGATAACCGTTGATGCTAAGCCAATCGGCATTATGATCCTTCACCAACTTCAAAAGAAAAGAGACCTCACACAAGAAGATCTATTATTTTTTCAAGCCTTTGCCGATCAGGTAGGGGTGGCAATCCAAAAAGCCCAGTATTATGAACAGATGATTGAAAAAGTAAAAGAAGCGCATGAATTATCTCTGGCACTAGAGACAAAACATGCCCTTCTTAAACAGCGCTATGATGTGCATGCTACATTAAATCAATTGCTCTTGCAAAATGAACCAATACCCGTCATTTTAAATGAACTGCAAAACCTAACCCAATTACAAATAGGTTTTTATGATGCATATGATGATGTATTTTTAGAAGATGATCTGTTGATTCCCCATCACTCAAAAATTAAAATCAAAAAACAATTATTTTTAAAAATGAAGCCATTTGAGTACAGGCTTAAAAATGACCGCAGCTTTATTGTTTATCCTCTCTATAATTTGGATATTTGTTTAGGGAGCATGATTATAGAACAGAAAGGCATCATTTCCTATAAAGAACAGCAAACACTGGAGCAGGGAGCCAATATTTTAACACTGCAAATTTTACGCAATAAAAATGTTCTGGAGCTTCATAACAAACGAATCCAGGAAACATTCCAGCAGATTGTCGATGAACCTAATCAAAAATCAGTGGCTACTAGGGCATACCAACAGAATCTAGATATGAAGGACTACTACCGAGTATGTATTTTTGAGTTCAAACAAATGGCGGACATGTTATCAATTGATCAATATTTACATCAGTTCATCTCATTGCTGAAGGAACAATTTTCAAGTGAACGGAAGTTACTCTTTTACGAAAAAAACAAAATCATTTTTTTGATCGGAGTGCCGTCACCAACAATACTTTCAACATTAAGCGAAACACTAACGCGTCTTCAAAAAAAGTGGCTATCACAGCATAAACCGCTTTTCCGTTGCGCAATCAGTAAACAATATAAAACCCTTCAGACGGTTTCTACTCTATACGAGGAAGCGCTGCAAACATTGCGTTTTTTACATGTACGTGATGAATGGACCATTACGAGCTACGATAAAATCGGTCTTAACCAGTTGATTTTACAAGTCCCGCCAAAAGATTTAACAAACTTCATTCATGAACAGATCGGTGAGTTATTGACTAAAGCCAATAAAAATCATCTGTATGAAACATTGTTGGGCTATTTCAGATTTAATCGTTCCATTCAACAAACAGCGCAGCATTTACATATCCATACCAACACCCTGTACCAGCGCTTAAACCGGATTGAGCAAATGTTAAATATCTCTTTGCAAATACAGGAGGACGCTTTAAAAATACAGCTAGCGTGTTATTTAAAAGAAAATTATTTAACGCCCGTAGAAAAACGAGAGTAA